A portion of the Streptomyces sp. NBC_00376 genome contains these proteins:
- the mutM gene encoding bifunctional DNA-formamidopyrimidine glycosylase/DNA-(apurinic or apyrimidinic site) lyase — protein sequence MPELPEVEVVRRGLERWVTGRTVGDVEVLHPRAVRRHLAGGVDFAARLGGARFGTAMRRGKYLWVPLDDASSSLLGHLGMSGQLLVQPQDAPDEKHLRIRIRFDDSLGTELRFVDQRTFGGLSLHENTPDGLPDTIAHIARDPLDPAFDDAAFHAALRLRRTTVKRALLDQSLISGVGNIYADEALWRSRLHYDRPTASLNRPKAAELLGHVRDVMTAALDQGGTSFDSLYVNVNGESGYFDRSLDAYGREDEPCHRCGTPMRRRPWMNRSSYFCPRCQRPPRASS from the coding sequence GTGCCCGAGCTGCCCGAGGTCGAAGTCGTACGGCGTGGTCTCGAACGCTGGGTCACCGGCCGCACCGTCGGTGACGTCGAGGTGCTGCACCCGCGTGCGGTCCGCCGTCATCTCGCCGGTGGCGTGGACTTCGCGGCCCGGCTCGGCGGCGCCCGCTTCGGAACGGCGATGCGCCGCGGCAAGTACCTCTGGGTGCCGCTGGACGACGCGTCCAGCTCGCTGCTGGGCCACCTCGGGATGAGCGGCCAGCTGCTGGTGCAGCCGCAGGACGCCCCGGACGAGAAGCATCTGCGCATCCGGATCCGCTTCGACGACTCCCTCGGCACCGAGCTCCGCTTCGTCGACCAGCGGACCTTCGGCGGGCTCTCGCTCCACGAGAACACGCCCGACGGGCTGCCCGACACCATCGCGCACATCGCCCGCGACCCGCTGGACCCGGCGTTCGACGACGCCGCCTTCCACGCGGCGCTGCGCCTGCGCCGTACGACCGTCAAGCGGGCCCTGCTCGACCAGTCGCTGATCAGCGGCGTCGGCAACATCTACGCGGACGAGGCACTCTGGCGCAGCAGACTGCACTACGACCGGCCGACCGCGAGCCTCAACCGCCCCAAGGCCGCCGAACTGCTCGGCCATGTCCGCGACGTGATGACCGCGGCGCTCGACCAGGGCGGCACCAGCTTCGACAGCCTCTACGTCAACGTGAACGGCGAGTCCGGCTACTTCGACCGCTCGCTCGACGCCTACGGACGCGAGGACGAGCCCTGCCACCGCTGCGGCACGCCGATGCGCCGCCGCCCCTGGATGAACCGCTCCAGCTACTTCTGCCCGCGCTGTCAGCGCCCGCCGCGCGCCTCGTCGTAG
- the rnc gene encoding ribonuclease III has translation MSELSNAKKKADNVNTASSHTLLEGRLGYQLETALLVRALTHRSYAYENGGLPTNERLEFLGDSVLGLVVTDTLYRTHPDLPEGQLAKLRAAVVNSRALAEVGRGLELGSFIRLGRGEEGTGGRDKASILADTLEAVIGAVYLDQGLSAASELVHRLFDPLIDRSSNLGAGLDWKTSLQELTAGESLGVPEYIVTETGPDHEKTFTAAARVGGVSYGTGTGRSKKEAEQQAAESAWREISAAAEERAAAAKAAAEGGATDAPSGPSPSTDATPA, from the coding sequence ATGTCTGAGTTGTCCAATGCCAAGAAGAAGGCAGACAACGTCAACACAGCCTCGTCCCACACGCTTCTGGAAGGGCGGCTCGGGTATCAACTCGAGACCGCCCTTCTGGTGCGTGCGCTGACCCACCGTTCGTACGCGTACGAGAACGGCGGTCTGCCCACCAACGAGCGGCTCGAATTCCTTGGGGACTCGGTGCTCGGCCTGGTGGTCACGGACACGCTGTACCGAACCCACCCCGACCTGCCCGAAGGCCAGCTGGCCAAGTTGCGGGCCGCGGTGGTCAACTCGCGTGCGCTTGCGGAAGTGGGCCGCGGCCTGGAACTCGGCTCCTTCATCCGGCTCGGCCGGGGTGAAGAGGGCACGGGTGGCAGGGACAAGGCGTCCATCCTCGCCGACACCCTCGAAGCGGTGATCGGCGCGGTCTATCTCGACCAGGGCCTCAGCGCGGCCTCGGAGCTGGTCCACCGGCTCTTCGACCCGCTGATCGACAGGTCCTCGAACCTCGGTGCCGGCCTGGACTGGAAGACCAGCCTCCAGGAGCTCACCGCCGGCGAGAGCCTCGGAGTTCCCGAGTACATCGTCACGGAGACCGGCCCGGACCACGAGAAGACCTTTACTGCTGCTGCTCGCGTCGGTGGTGTCTCGTACGGCACCGGCACCGGCCGTAGCAAGAAGGAAGCGGAGCAGCAGGCGGCGGAGTCCGCCTGGCGCGAGATCAGCGCCGCCGCGGAGGAACGGGCGGCTGCGGCGAAGGCCGCTGCCGAGGGAGGGGCCACCGATGCCCCGTCCGGCCCGTCGCCGTCCACGGACGCCACTCCGGCCTGA
- the rpmF gene encoding 50S ribosomal protein L32 yields MAVPKRKMSRSNTRHRRSQWKAAVPTLVSCERCQEPKLQHIACPSCGTYNKRQVLEV; encoded by the coding sequence GTGGCTGTTCCGAAGCGGAAGATGTCGCGCAGCAACACGCGCCACCGCCGGTCGCAGTGGAAGGCTGCGGTCCCCACCCTGGTTTCGTGCGAGCGTTGCCAGGAGCCGAAGCTGCAGCACATCGCGTGCCCCAGCTGCGGCACGTACAACAAGCGCCAGGTCCTCGAGGTCTGA
- a CDS encoding YceD family protein: protein MISKAGKALNGHLDHRNPLVFDTHELGRRPGALQRLSRTVDAPGPPAVLGIEGVIGVPEGAPVELDLRLESVMEGVLVTGTARASAEGECVRCLEPLRQEVAADFQEMFSYPDADDRGRSSKAEPADDAEDDEDRLFIEDGLFDLEPVLRDAVVLALPMQPVCRESCAGLCSECGIRLDENPDHHHDAVDIRWAALQGLADTVQDGEKDNMGGAEAGVDEKQEK from the coding sequence ATGATTTCGAAAGCAGGAAAAGCCCTGAACGGCCACCTCGACCACCGAAACCCCCTCGTGTTCGATACGCACGAGCTGGGCCGGCGTCCCGGTGCCCTCCAGCGGCTCTCCCGCACCGTGGACGCACCCGGTCCGCCGGCTGTCCTCGGCATCGAAGGGGTCATCGGTGTGCCGGAAGGCGCACCCGTGGAGCTGGACCTCCGCCTTGAGTCGGTCATGGAAGGGGTGCTTGTCACAGGCACCGCCCGTGCGTCGGCCGAGGGGGAGTGCGTAAGGTGTCTGGAGCCGCTGCGCCAAGAGGTCGCTGCGGACTTCCAGGAGATGTTCTCGTACCCTGACGCCGATGACCGGGGCCGCAGCAGCAAGGCGGAGCCGGCCGACGACGCCGAGGACGACGAGGACAGGCTCTTCATCGAGGACGGCCTGTTCGACCTCGAACCAGTGCTGCGTGATGCGGTGGTGCTCGCACTGCCGATGCAGCCGGTGTGCCGGGAGTCCTGTGCCGGTCTGTGTTCCGAATGCGGAATCAGGCTGGACGAGAACCCCGACCACCACCATGATGCCGTCGACATCCGTTGGGCGGCATTGCAGGGACTCGCCGACACCGTTCAGGACGGCGAGAAGGACAACATGGGCGGCGCCGAAGCGGGCGTCGACGAGAAGCAGGAGAAGTAG
- a CDS encoding cell division initiation protein: MDVQKKLDEIVEAVGNARSMPMSASCVVNRAELLVMLEEVREALPGSLAHAQELIGGQEQLAEQARQEAERIIGAARAERTSLISDTEIARQSRSEADRILDEARREAAEVRAEADEYVDSKLANFEVVLTKTIGSVDRGREKLLGRGQPFDEQGYEDPDFAEAPERSADPATLQRRADEYVDTKLGAFEAVLAKTLDAVGRGRQKLHGRVATDELGAHVAAQDAAGNQTHMSDEDHWAGLAGLATPEPQPVHQQAQPHFPAQAQPGSGYAESYAYQGQPQQDVYGYQQQPDPYAAAYQQQGYDQTQQQPQAQVPVQGYDGWQQQPAQGQQVQQQGESALDETSLFDTSMIDLDQLRRYEQER, translated from the coding sequence GTGGACGTGCAGAAGAAGCTCGACGAGATCGTCGAAGCGGTCGGGAACGCCCGGTCGATGCCCATGTCGGCTTCGTGCGTGGTCAACCGCGCCGAACTGCTCGTGATGCTCGAAGAGGTGCGCGAGGCCCTGCCCGGTTCGCTCGCCCACGCCCAGGAGCTCATCGGCGGCCAGGAGCAGCTGGCCGAACAGGCCCGCCAGGAGGCCGAGCGGATCATCGGCGCCGCCCGCGCCGAACGCACCTCGCTGATCTCCGACACCGAGATCGCCAGACAGTCCCGCAGCGAGGCCGACCGCATCCTCGACGAGGCCCGCCGGGAGGCCGCCGAGGTCCGCGCCGAGGCCGACGAGTACGTCGACAGCAAGCTCGCCAACTTCGAGGTCGTCCTCACCAAGACGATCGGCTCCGTCGACCGCGGGCGCGAGAAGCTCCTCGGCCGCGGCCAGCCCTTCGACGAGCAGGGCTACGAGGACCCGGACTTCGCCGAGGCTCCCGAGCGCAGCGCCGATCCGGCCACGCTCCAGCGCCGGGCGGACGAGTACGTGGACACCAAGCTGGGCGCCTTCGAGGCCGTGCTCGCCAAGACCCTGGACGCGGTCGGCCGCGGTCGGCAGAAGCTGCACGGCCGGGTCGCCACCGACGAGCTCGGTGCGCACGTGGCCGCTCAGGACGCGGCGGGCAACCAGACGCACATGAGCGACGAGGACCACTGGGCCGGCCTCGCCGGGCTCGCCACCCCGGAGCCCCAGCCGGTCCACCAGCAGGCCCAGCCGCACTTCCCCGCCCAGGCCCAGCCGGGCTCGGGCTACGCGGAGAGCTACGCGTACCAGGGGCAGCCGCAGCAGGACGTCTACGGGTACCAGCAGCAGCCGGATCCGTACGCCGCGGCCTATCAGCAGCAGGGCTACGACCAGACCCAGCAGCAGCCCCAGGCCCAGGTCCCCGTCCAGGGGTACGACGGCTGGCAGCAGCAGCCCGCCCAGGGCCAGCAGGTCCAGCAGCAGGGCGAGAGCGCCCTCGACGAGACCAGCCTGTTCGACACCAGCATGATCGACCTGGACCAGCTCCGCCGGTACGAACAGGAGCGCTGA
- the coaD gene encoding pantetheine-phosphate adenylyltransferase, which translates to MRRAVCPGSFDPITNGHLDIIGRASKLYDVVHVAVMINQSKKGLFTVDERIDLIRQVTAEFGNVQVESFHGLLVDFCKQRDIPAIVKGLRAVSDFDYELQMAQMNNGLSGVETLFVPTNPTYSFLSSSLVKEVATWGGDVSHLLPPLVHEALTERLAQQ; encoded by the coding sequence TTGCGCCGCGCCGTCTGTCCGGGGTCATTCGACCCCATCACCAATGGACACCTCGACATCATTGGCCGCGCCTCGAAGCTGTACGACGTCGTACACGTCGCGGTGATGATCAACCAGTCCAAGAAGGGCCTGTTCACGGTCGACGAGCGGATCGACCTGATCCGCCAGGTCACCGCGGAGTTCGGCAACGTCCAGGTGGAGTCCTTCCACGGCCTCCTGGTCGACTTCTGCAAGCAGCGCGACATCCCGGCGATCGTGAAGGGCCTGCGGGCCGTCAGCGACTTCGACTACGAGCTCCAGATGGCCCAGATGAACAACGGCCTCTCCGGCGTCGAGACGCTCTTCGTGCCGACCAATCCCACCTACAGCTTCCTGTCGTCCTCCCTGGTCAAGGAGGTCGCGACCTGGGGCGGAGACGTCTCCCACCTGCTTCCCCCGCTGGTCCACGAGGCCCTCACCGAACGTCTCGCTCAGCAGTGA
- the rsmD gene encoding 16S rRNA (guanine(966)-N(2))-methyltransferase RsmD: MTRVIAGSAGGRRLAVPPGTGTRPTSDRAREGLFSTWEALLGSLEGIRIADLYAGSGAVGLEALSRGAVHALLVEADPKAVRTVRDNVRTLGLPGAEVRTGKAEQIVTGPAPGDPYDVVFLDPPYAVTDDDLGEILLTLRAQGWLTADALVTVERSTRGGEFGWPKGFEPLRARRYGEGTLWYGRAASTCEDAR, encoded by the coding sequence ATGACCCGCGTGATCGCCGGCTCGGCCGGCGGACGCCGCCTGGCCGTTCCGCCCGGCACCGGCACCCGCCCCACCTCCGACCGTGCGCGCGAGGGCCTCTTCTCCACCTGGGAAGCGCTCCTCGGCAGCCTGGAGGGCATCCGTATCGCCGATCTGTACGCGGGGTCCGGGGCCGTCGGCCTGGAGGCGCTCTCCCGCGGCGCGGTGCACGCTCTGCTCGTCGAGGCCGACCCCAAGGCCGTCCGCACCGTCCGGGACAACGTCCGCACCCTCGGCCTGCCCGGCGCCGAGGTCCGCACCGGCAAAGCCGAACAGATCGTGACAGGACCGGCCCCGGGGGACCCCTACGACGTGGTGTTCCTGGACCCGCCGTACGCCGTCACCGACGACGATCTTGGCGAGATACTGCTCACACTCCGTGCTCAGGGCTGGCTCACGGCCGATGCCCTCGTCACCGTGGAACGCAGCACCAGAGGCGGAGAATTCGGCTGGCCCAAGGGATTCGAGCCGTTGCGGGCCCGTCGCTACGGCGAAGGAACGCTTTGGTACGGTCGCGCCGCCTCTACGTGCGAAGACGCACGATGA
- the recG gene encoding ATP-dependent DNA helicase RecG: MDRVSAFDEPLKKLLGGATAKVMAEHLDLHTVGDLLHHYPRRYEERGRLTALADLPLDEHVTVVAQVADARVLMFNNGRGKRLEVTLTDGHGRLQLVFFGHGVHKPHKELLPGRRAMFAGKVSVFNRKMQLAHPTYQLLDTESADGAGAAEAVDAFAGRLLPIYPACKQLDSWRIAKAVDTVLPSAQEAVDPLPPGLREGRGFTALPEALLKVHRPQTKADIAEARDRLKWDEAFVLQVALARRRYADTQLPAVARRPVPGGLLDAFDAKLPFTLTDGQQKVSKEIFDDLATEHPMHRLLQGEVGSGKTMVALRAMLGVVDAGGQAAMLAPTEVLAQQHHRSITEMMGELAEGGMLGGSEQGTKVVLLTGSMGAAARRQALLDLVTGEAGIVIGTHALIEDKVQFHDLGLVVVDEQHRFGVEQRDALRSKGHSQGERRSPHLLVMTATPIPRTVAMTVFGDLETSVLDQLPAGRSPIASHVVPAKDKPHFLSRAWERVREEVENGHQAYVVCPRIGDDADDEAAGKKAKKKAPEAEGDKRPPLAVLEIAEQLTKGPLAGLRIEVLHGRMNPDDKDDVMRRFAAGEVDVLVATTVIEVGVNVPNATAMVIMDADRFGVSQLHQLRGRVGRGSAPGLCLLVSEAHEASPARARLSAVAATLDGFELSRIDLEQRREGDVLGQAQSGVRSSLRMLTVIDDEEVIAAAREEAVAIVAADPELEHLPELRTALDALLDKEREQYLDKG; the protein is encoded by the coding sequence ATGGATCGCGTGTCTGCGTTCGATGAACCCCTCAAGAAGCTGCTCGGCGGAGCCACCGCGAAGGTGATGGCCGAACACCTCGACCTGCACACGGTCGGTGATCTGCTCCACCACTACCCGCGGCGGTACGAGGAGCGCGGCCGGCTCACGGCGCTGGCCGACCTTCCGCTGGACGAGCATGTGACGGTGGTCGCCCAGGTCGCCGACGCCCGCGTCCTGATGTTCAACAACGGCCGCGGCAAGCGCCTGGAAGTGACCCTCACCGACGGCCACGGCCGGCTCCAGCTGGTCTTCTTCGGCCACGGCGTCCACAAGCCGCACAAGGAGCTGCTGCCCGGCCGCCGGGCGATGTTCGCGGGCAAGGTCTCCGTCTTCAACCGCAAGATGCAGCTGGCCCACCCGACGTACCAGCTGCTGGACACTGAATCCGCCGACGGGGCTGGGGCTGCGGAGGCGGTGGACGCCTTCGCCGGGCGGCTGCTGCCGATCTACCCGGCCTGCAAGCAGCTGGACTCGTGGCGGATCGCCAAGGCCGTCGACACGGTGCTGCCCAGCGCGCAGGAGGCCGTCGACCCGCTGCCGCCGGGCCTGCGCGAGGGCCGCGGCTTCACGGCGCTCCCCGAGGCGCTGCTCAAGGTCCACCGCCCGCAGACCAAGGCGGACATCGCCGAGGCCAGGGACCGGCTGAAGTGGGACGAGGCCTTCGTCCTCCAGGTCGCGCTGGCCCGCCGCAGGTACGCCGACACCCAGCTCCCGGCCGTGGCCCGCAGACCCGTGCCCGGCGGGCTGCTCGACGCCTTCGACGCCAAGCTGCCCTTCACCCTCACCGACGGGCAGCAGAAGGTCTCCAAGGAGATCTTCGACGACCTCGCGACCGAGCACCCGATGCACCGGCTCCTCCAGGGCGAAGTCGGATCGGGGAAGACCATGGTCGCGCTGCGGGCCATGCTCGGGGTCGTCGACGCGGGCGGGCAGGCCGCGATGCTCGCGCCCACCGAGGTGCTCGCCCAGCAGCACCACCGCTCGATCACGGAAATGATGGGGGAGCTGGCCGAGGGCGGCATGCTGGGCGGCTCCGAGCAGGGGACGAAGGTGGTGCTGCTCACCGGCTCCATGGGCGCCGCGGCCCGCCGGCAGGCGCTCCTCGACCTCGTCACCGGCGAGGCCGGGATCGTGATCGGCACCCACGCCCTGATCGAGGACAAGGTCCAGTTCCACGACCTGGGCCTGGTCGTCGTCGACGAACAGCACCGCTTCGGGGTGGAACAGCGCGACGCCCTTCGGTCCAAGGGGCACTCCCAGGGGGAAAGGAGGTCGCCGCACCTGCTGGTCATGACGGCCACCCCCATCCCCCGTACGGTCGCCATGACCGTCTTCGGCGACCTGGAGACCTCCGTACTGGACCAGCTCCCGGCCGGCCGCTCGCCCATCGCCAGCCATGTGGTGCCCGCCAAGGACAAGCCGCACTTCCTCAGCCGCGCCTGGGAAAGGGTGCGGGAAGAAGTGGAGAACGGACACCAGGCGTACGTGGTCTGCCCCCGCATCGGCGACGACGCCGACGACGAGGCGGCCGGGAAGAAGGCGAAGAAGAAGGCCCCCGAGGCCGAGGGCGACAAGCGCCCGCCGCTCGCCGTGCTGGAGATCGCCGAGCAGCTCACCAAGGGCCCCCTGGCCGGTCTGCGCATCGAGGTGCTGCACGGCAGGATGAACCCCGACGACAAGGACGACGTGATGCGCCGCTTCGCCGCGGGCGAGGTCGACGTCCTGGTCGCCACCACCGTCATCGAGGTCGGCGTCAACGTCCCCAACGCCACCGCCATGGTGATCATGGACGCCGACCGCTTCGGCGTCTCCCAGCTGCACCAGCTGCGCGGCCGGGTCGGCCGGGGCTCCGCCCCCGGGCTCTGCCTGCTGGTCAGCGAGGCCCACGAGGCCAGTCCCGCCCGCGCCCGCCTCTCCGCGGTCGCCGCCACCCTGGACGGCTTCGAGCTCTCCCGGATCGACCTGGAGCAGCGCCGCGAGGGTGATGTCCTCGGCCAGGCCCAGTCCGGGGTCCGCTCCTCGCTGCGGATGCTCACCGTCATCGACGACGAGGAGGTCATCGCCGCCGCACGCGAGGAGGCCGTCGCGATCGTCGCCGCCGACCCGGAGCTCGAACACCTGCCGGAGCTGCGGACCGCGCTGGACGCGCTGCTCGACAAGGAGCGCGAGCAGTACCTCGACAAGGGCTGA
- a CDS encoding DAK2 domain-containing protein — translation MPQTADDMDAVAVRTWCSLALEALGREREAIDAINVYPVADGDTGTNLYLTVESATQAVEAVFAAHETGGTVPATADAVRAMAHGALIGARGNSGTILAQLLRGMAGVLADGHDADRLRRALAVAAAAARQAVAHPVEGTVLTVATAAAEAAARTEDGAGTTEVARAAYEGARTALEATPGQLAVLGRAGVVDAGGRGLVTVLGALVEAVCGQAPERRRTAVPILQVPDDCAEADAEGGPAFEVIYLLEATDDAVDRLRTRLDRLGDSLVVVGGDGLWNVHVHVDDAGAAVEAGVEAGRPYRIRITHFGPDRVHPHAEPVQRAVVVLVPGDGLRDLCKEAGATTVLARPGEPPASGELVDAILRAHAREVVLLPNDAELRHTAAAAAEQARAQGVRVALIPTRAAVQGIAALAVHEPDRSFDEDVVAMTAAAGATRYAELAVAERQSWTMAGICQAGDVLGLIDGDVAVIGGDVPRTARDVLDRMLAAGGELVTLVLGEDVPDSLADALEEHVREGYLAVDTVVYRGGRQSAPLLIGVE, via the coding sequence GTGCCGCAGACCGCCGACGACATGGACGCCGTCGCGGTGCGCACCTGGTGCTCACTGGCGCTTGAGGCGCTGGGCCGGGAGCGCGAGGCGATCGACGCGATCAACGTGTACCCCGTCGCCGACGGGGACACCGGGACCAACCTTTATCTCACCGTGGAATCCGCGACCCAGGCCGTCGAAGCGGTCTTCGCCGCCCACGAGACCGGCGGGACCGTGCCCGCCACGGCCGACGCGGTGCGGGCCATGGCGCACGGCGCCCTGATCGGCGCCCGAGGGAACTCCGGCACGATCCTGGCCCAGTTGCTGCGCGGGATGGCGGGTGTACTGGCCGACGGCCATGACGCGGACCGGCTGCGCCGGGCGCTCGCCGTCGCCGCCGCGGCGGCCCGGCAGGCCGTGGCCCACCCTGTCGAGGGCACCGTGCTCACCGTGGCCACCGCGGCCGCCGAGGCCGCCGCCCGCACCGAGGACGGCGCCGGGACCACGGAGGTCGCACGGGCGGCGTACGAAGGGGCGCGCACGGCCCTGGAGGCGACCCCCGGACAGCTCGCCGTCCTCGGCCGGGCGGGCGTCGTGGACGCCGGCGGACGGGGCCTGGTGACGGTGCTCGGGGCGCTCGTCGAAGCGGTCTGCGGGCAGGCGCCCGAGCGCCGTCGGACGGCGGTGCCGATCCTTCAAGTGCCGGACGACTGCGCGGAGGCCGACGCGGAGGGCGGACCCGCCTTCGAGGTCATCTACCTGCTGGAGGCCACGGACGACGCGGTGGACCGGCTGCGGACCCGGCTCGACCGGCTCGGCGACTCGCTCGTGGTGGTGGGCGGCGACGGACTGTGGAACGTCCATGTGCACGTCGACGACGCGGGTGCCGCCGTGGAGGCCGGGGTCGAGGCCGGGCGGCCGTACCGGATCCGGATCACCCACTTCGGCCCGGACCGGGTGCACCCCCACGCCGAGCCCGTGCAGCGCGCGGTCGTCGTACTGGTCCCCGGCGACGGGCTCCGCGACCTGTGCAAGGAGGCCGGGGCCACCACGGTGCTGGCCCGCCCCGGCGAGCCGCCCGCCAGCGGCGAACTGGTCGACGCGATCCTCCGGGCGCACGCCCGCGAGGTGGTCCTGCTGCCCAACGACGCGGAGCTGCGCCACACCGCCGCGGCCGCCGCCGAACAGGCCCGCGCCCAGGGCGTCCGGGTCGCCCTGATCCCGACCAGGGCAGCCGTCCAGGGCATCGCGGCCCTCGCCGTCCACGAACCCGACCGCAGCTTCGACGAGGACGTGGTGGCGATGACCGCCGCCGCCGGCGCCACCCGCTACGCCGAACTCGCCGTCGCCGAACGGCAGTCCTGGACCATGGCGGGCATCTGTCAGGCGGGCGACGTGCTGGGCCTGATCGACGGCGACGTCGCGGTCATCGGCGGGGACGTACCGCGGACCGCCCGCGACGTGCTGGACCGGATGCTGGCGGCGGGCGGCGAACTGGTCACCCTGGTCCTCGGCGAGGACGTCCCCGACAGCCTCGCGGACGCGCTGGAGGAGCACGTGCGCGAGGGCTATCTGGCGGTGGACACGGTGGTGTACCGGGGCGGCCGCCAGAGCGCTCCGCTGCTCATCGGGGTGGAGTAG
- the rpmB gene encoding 50S ribosomal protein L28, whose amino-acid sequence MAANCDVCGKGPGFGNNISHSHRRTSRRWNPNIQRVRAVVGRTPKRLNVCTSCIKAGKVAR is encoded by the coding sequence GTGGCTGCCAACTGCGACGTCTGCGGCAAGGGGCCGGGCTTCGGCAACAACATTTCGCACTCGCACCGCCGTACGTCCCGTCGCTGGAATCCCAACATCCAGCGCGTGCGTGCCGTGGTCGGTCGGACGCCGAAGCGGCTCAACGTCTGCACCTCGTGCATCAAGGCCGGCAAGGTCGCGCGCTGA
- the thiD gene encoding bifunctional hydroxymethylpyrimidine kinase/phosphomethylpyrimidine kinase gives MPISAAVPVRVLTVAGSDSGGGAGIQADLKTMLAHGVHGMSVLTAVTAQNSLGVQGAWELPAEAVRAQYRSVVDDIGVQAVKTGMLSSAVLVETVAELLASTGAPAVVDPVGVSKHGDPLLAAEALDSVTTKLLPVATVATPNLDEVAQLTGIHVEDEAGMRRAAAALLEFGPRWVVVKGGHLPGEPVDLLTDGAEEHWLRAPRHDNRHTHGTGCTLASAIACGLALGQDVPTAVRHAKAYVTGAIMAGFPLGSGIGPVDHGWRTRTC, from the coding sequence ATGCCCATATCTGCTGCTGTACCCGTCCGTGTCCTCACCGTCGCCGGATCCGACTCCGGCGGCGGTGCGGGCATCCAGGCCGACCTGAAGACGATGCTGGCGCACGGTGTGCACGGGATGAGCGTGCTGACCGCCGTCACCGCCCAGAACTCGCTGGGTGTGCAGGGCGCCTGGGAACTGCCCGCCGAGGCGGTGCGCGCCCAGTACCGCAGCGTCGTCGACGACATCGGGGTGCAGGCGGTCAAGACCGGAATGCTGTCGTCGGCCGTCCTCGTGGAGACGGTGGCCGAACTCCTCGCCTCCACCGGCGCCCCGGCGGTCGTCGACCCGGTCGGCGTCTCCAAGCACGGTGATCCGCTGCTGGCCGCCGAGGCGCTCGATTCCGTGACGACGAAGCTGCTGCCGGTCGCCACGGTCGCCACCCCGAACCTGGACGAGGTGGCACAGCTCACCGGCATCCACGTCGAGGACGAGGCCGGGATGCGGCGGGCCGCCGCCGCGCTGCTGGAGTTCGGACCGCGCTGGGTCGTCGTCAAGGGCGGTCATCTGCCGGGGGAGCCCGTCGACCTGCTGACGGACGGCGCCGAGGAGCACTGGCTGCGCGCCCCCAGGCACGACAACCGCCACACCCACGGCACCGGCTGCACCCTCGCCTCGGCCATCGCCTGCGGGCTGGCCCTGGGGCAGGACGTGCCCACGGCGGTACGGCACGCGAAGGCGTACGTCACCGGGGCGATCATGGCGGGCTTCCCGCTGGGCTCCGGGATCGGCCCGGTCGACCACGGCTGGCGGACGCGCACCTGCTGA
- a CDS encoding thiamine-phosphate kinase, which yields MKGTVGELGEFGLIRELTSRLTTTPAVRLGPGDDAAVVTAPDRRVVASTDILLEGRHFRRDWSTAYDVGRKAAAQNLADIAAMGAVPTALLLGLVVPAELPVTWAGELMDGIRDECQVAGAAVVGGDVVRGETITVSITALGDLRNHEPVTRSGAQPGDVVAVTGWLGWSAAGYAVLSRGFRSPRAFVEAHRRPEPPYHAGPAAAGLGATAMTDVSDGLVADLGHIAEASKVRIDLRSGLIDIPSQMSDIGQAVGVDPLQWVLTGGEDHAIVATFPPDVKLPARWKVIGEVLNPSALPQVTVDGAPWTSKSGWDHFGDIEDAQ from the coding sequence GTGAAGGGAACCGTGGGCGAGTTGGGGGAGTTCGGGCTCATCAGGGAGCTCACTTCCCGGCTCACCACCACTCCGGCGGTACGGCTCGGCCCCGGCGACGACGCCGCGGTCGTGACCGCTCCCGACCGCAGGGTCGTGGCCAGTACGGACATCCTGTTGGAAGGACGGCACTTCCGCCGTGACTGGTCGACGGCGTACGACGTCGGCCGCAAGGCCGCCGCCCAGAACCTCGCCGACATCGCCGCCATGGGCGCGGTGCCCACCGCGCTGCTGCTCGGCCTGGTCGTCCCCGCCGAACTCCCGGTCACCTGGGCCGGCGAGCTGATGGACGGCATCCGTGACGAGTGCCAGGTCGCGGGGGCGGCCGTGGTCGGCGGCGACGTGGTGCGCGGCGAGACGATCACCGTCTCGATCACCGCGCTGGGCGATCTGCGCAACCACGAACCGGTCACCCGCTCCGGCGCCCAGCCCGGCGACGTCGTCGCCGTCACCGGCTGGCTCGGCTGGTCCGCCGCCGGGTACGCGGTGCTCTCCCGCGGCTTCCGTTCGCCGCGCGCCTTCGTGGAGGCCCACCGGCGCCCCGAACCGCCGTACCACGCGGGCCCCGCGGCCGCCGGGCTCGGCGCCACCGCGATGACGGACGTGAGCGACGGGCTCGTCGCCGACCTCGGGCACATCGCCGAGGCCAGCAAGGTCCGGATCGATCTGCGCTCGGGGCTCATCGACATCCCCTCGCAGATGTCCGACATCGGGCAGGCCGTCGGTGTCGACCCGCTCCAGTGGGTGCTGACCGGCGGCGAGGACCACGCGATCGTCGCCACCTTCCCGCCGGACGTGAAGCTGCCCGCCCGCTGGAAGGTGATCGGAGAGGTTCTCAACCCCTCCGCGCTGCCGCAGGTGACGGTCGACGGGGCGCCGTGGACCAGCAAGAGCGGCTGGGACCACTTCGGGGACATCGAGGACGCCCAGTAG